The DNA sequence TCTGTCACTGCCCCGTGCGCGATATGGTCGCTGCGACGCACGTGCCCTGCCGCGCCGAGATCTCGCTGCTGCGCGACCTGCTCGGCGAGGATCCCAAGCGCGTCAGCTTCATTCCCGACGGCGCGGAGTCCTGCAGCTACCAGCTCGACGTCCGCGGCTGAAGTCCCCCGTCGCGAGGCGACGGTTTACACCCCCAACCCCCGGAGCGAGCGCCGATGGCGACGCCGACCATGCTGGATGTCCGTACGATCCCACCGCGTGAGAAGCACGCGACCATCTTCCGCACCTTCGACGCCCTCGCGCCGGGCGAGCACTTCACCCTGGTGAACGACCACGACCCGGTGCCGCTGCACTATCAGTTCCAGACGCAGCGCACGGGCGCGTTCCGCTGGGAGTACACCGAGCGCGGTCCGAGCATCTGGCGCGTGGAGATCTCGCGGCGCTGAAGGCACGGGGCGCCCGTCTGGCGCCCGGCGCGGGTATCAGCCGGCCGCGGCG is a window from the Pseudogemmatithrix spongiicola genome containing:
- a CDS encoding DUF2249 domain-containing protein; this encodes MATPTMLDVRTIPPREKHATIFRTFDALAPGEHFTLVNDHDPVPLHYQFQTQRTGAFRWEYTERGPSIWRVEISRR